Proteins encoded by one window of Rutidosis leptorrhynchoides isolate AG116_Rl617_1_P2 chromosome 7, CSIRO_AGI_Rlap_v1, whole genome shotgun sequence:
- the LOC139859381 gene encoding uncharacterized protein, translated as MGKTEFLSQALQKKSQDIINAMDLVAAMKEIKIFCEKHEVEIPNLSAPYKSGRYRPLRQDNHVTFEHYYRVDVFISTLDKQLLELNNRFNDQAMELLTLSSTLVPRKDSKELNISDLCSLVEKYYPVDFTKHERNQLKSELELFNIEMPKNPKLSGASTLVEVCRGLVETGKHENYNMSDRLIQLISTLLVSTATTERAFSGMKICKNRLRNKMSDDFLADNLVVFIEREISEKFDSDSVIDDFKMLKGRRAKL; from the exons ATGGGGAAGACTGAATTTCTTTCCCAAGCTTTACAAAAGAAATCTCAAGATATTATCAATGCCATGGATCTAGTTGCAGCAATGAAGGAAA TAAAAATATTCTGTGAGAAACACGAAGTAGAAATTCCTAATTTGAGTGCTCCATACAAGTCTGGTCGATATCGCCCTCTTCGACAAGATAACCATGTTACCTTTGAACATTATTATCGGGTAGACGTCTTCATTAGCACACTTGACAAACAGTTGTTAGAGTTGAACAATAGATTCAATGATCAAGCTATGGAGTTATTAACTCTTAGCTCCACTTTAGTTCCAAGAAAAGATTCGAAAGAGTTGAATATTAGTGATCTTTGTTCTCTAGTTGAGAAATACTATCCTGTAGATTTTACTAAGCATGAGAGGAACCAACTGAAATCTGAGTTAGAGCTGTTTAATATTGAGATGCCAAAGAATCCTAAGCTTAGTGGTGCATCAACTCTTGTTGAAGTATGTAGAGGTCTTGTGGAAACTGGGAAACACGAGAACTATAATATGTCGGACAGGTTAATTCAATTGATCTCAACGCTTCTCGTTTCAACTGCTACAACCGAGAGAGCATTTTCTGGGATGAAAATATGCAAGAATCGGCTTCGCAACAAGATGTCTGATGACTTTCTAGCGGATAATTTGGTTGTTTTTATTGAACGAGAAATTTCTGAGAAGTTTGATTCAGATTCTGTTATCGATGATTTTAAAATGCTAAAAGGGCGTCGAGCcaagttataa
- the LOC139859382 gene encoding uncharacterized protein has product MSIAKTTNDVNLQQGPYQIRLDQYPTKGTSTNPRRFYYSWFSKFSNWLEYSPTKDAAYCFLCYLSCDKPAVRIGDEAFIVKGFDKWKKVNNGIRCAFAKHIGSSQHKNALLFCKNLLNQAGHIENIFENQRSESKLDNCLRLKASIDIIRWLTFQACAFRGHDESVNSSNRGNFLELLKLLASYNDEVAKVVLENAPYNSKFTSASIQKELLKIIANKVRKHIRTEVGDSYFCVIIDESRDESKKEQMAIVLRFVDTNGVLVERLQLALVAASREVIPIHQFFKKLSFLINVICASSKRHDELQKAKALETERLLELGEIETGKGANQAGTLKRAGIIEDGSCSQQRGDADTA; this is encoded by the exons ATGTCGATAGCCAAAACAACAAACGATGTAAACCTTCAACAA GGACCTTATCAGATTCGTTTAGACCAGTATCCTACTAAAGGTACATCAACTAATCCTCGTAGATTTTATTACTCTTGGTTTAGTAAATTTTCTAATTGGTTAGAATATTCTCCTACAAAAGATGCCGCCTATTGCTTTCTTTGTTACTTGTCTTGTGACAAGCCCGCTGTCCGAATAGGTGATGAGGCTTTTATTGTTAAAGGGTTTGATAAATGGAAAAAAGTTAATAATGGAATAAGATGTGCATTCGCCAAGCATATTGGTAGTTCACAACATAAAAATGCCTTACTGTTTTGCAAAAATTTGTTGAATCAAGCTGGACATATTGAAAATATCTTTGAGAATCAACGTTCAGAGTCGAAATTAGATAACTGTCTACGTCTGAAAGCTTCAATTGATATTATTCGTTGGTTGACATTTCAAGCTTGTGCTTTTCGAGGGCACGATGAATCAGTTAATTCAAGTAATCGTGGTAATTTTCTTGAACTTTTGAAGCTTTTAGCTTCTTACAATGATGAAGTTGCCAAGGTTGTGTTGGAGAATGCTCCTTATAATTCAAAGTTCACTTCGGCGTCGATTCAAAAAGAACTTTTAAAGATAATTGCCAACAAAGTTCGAAAACACATTCGTACGGAAGTTGGAGATTCTTACTTTTGTGTCATAATTGATGAGTCACGCGATGAATCTAAAAAGGAGCAAATGGCTATAGTTTTAAGATTCGTTGATACAAATGGGGTATTAGTTGAAAG ATTACAACTTGCTTTAGTTGCAGCCTCGAGAGAAGTTATTCCAATTCACCAGTTTTTCAAAAAGTTATCTTTTCTCATAAATGTGATATGTGCATCTAGTAAACGTCATGATGAATTGCAAAAGGCAAAGGCTCTTGAAACTGAACGTTTATTGGAACTTGGTGAAATTGAAACGGGTAAAGGAGCTAACCAGGCGGGGACCCTAAAAAGAGCAG GAATAATTGAAGATGGATCTTGTTCTCAACAACGTGGAGATGCTGATACAGCTTAG